In Vibrio japonicus, one DNA window encodes the following:
- a CDS encoding TIGR01212 family radical SAM protein (This family includes YhcC from E. coli K-12, an uncharacterized radical SAM protein.), with the protein MQLHELVNTIGQDLQRRYGEKVHKLTLHGGFSCPNRDGTIGRGGCTFCNVASFADEEARVQSIHEQLKERAGEVNRAKRYLAYFQAYTNTYAEVQVLKSMYEEALKSADIVGLCVGTRPDCVPDAVLDLLADYVNKGYEIWLELGLQTSNNQTLKRINRGHDFECYADMTKKARSLGIKVCTHLIVGLPKESRLDNIETLQKVLDVGTDGIKLHGLHIVEGSTLAKAWKAGRLEVQELEEYVSIASEMIRMTPPEIIFHRVSSAARRPTLLAPLWCENRWLAMTEIGRSLSKDGAQGSSINQPFVYEKPILNTLN; encoded by the coding sequence ATGCAGTTACATGAGTTGGTGAATACAATTGGTCAGGATCTACAGCGTCGCTATGGAGAAAAGGTGCATAAGCTGACACTCCACGGTGGTTTTAGCTGTCCAAACCGTGATGGGACGATTGGGCGAGGTGGATGTACTTTCTGTAATGTCGCGTCATTTGCCGATGAAGAAGCTCGGGTTCAAAGCATCCATGAACAACTAAAAGAACGTGCTGGAGAAGTGAATCGAGCAAAGCGTTATCTCGCTTATTTTCAAGCATACACCAACACTTATGCTGAGGTTCAGGTGCTGAAAAGTATGTATGAAGAAGCACTAAAATCGGCAGATATTGTTGGATTATGTGTAGGAACGCGCCCTGATTGTGTTCCCGACGCTGTATTGGATTTACTTGCTGACTATGTGAACAAGGGATATGAGATCTGGCTGGAGCTGGGATTACAAACATCGAACAACCAGACGTTAAAACGTATAAATCGCGGTCATGACTTTGAATGTTATGCTGACATGACCAAGAAGGCGCGCTCTTTGGGTATTAAAGTCTGTACTCACTTGATAGTCGGATTACCTAAAGAAAGCCGCCTAGACAATATTGAAACTTTGCAGAAAGTGCTCGATGTTGGCACAGATGGAATCAAGCTCCATGGTCTGCATATTGTCGAGGGGAGCACATTGGCTAAAGCCTGGAAAGCGGGCAGGCTTGAAGTGCAGGAGCTAGAAGAGTATGTATCTATCGCGAGTGAGATGATACGAATGACCCCACCGGAGATTATCTTCCACCGAGTATCATCTGCTGCGCGAAGACCCACATTACTGGCTCCTTTGTGGTGTGAAAACCGCTGGTTAGCGATGACGGAAATTGGACGTTCTTTAAGCAAGGATGGCGCACAAGGCTCGTCGATCAATCAGCCATTTGTCTACGAAAAACCCATTCTCAATACCCTGAATTAA
- the arcB gene encoding aerobic respiration two-component sensor histidine kinase ArcB, producing MKPIKNLAQYYVDLLVKLGILRFSILLALALVALAVVVQVGVTLVLTGHVDDIDIVRSVFFGLLITPWAVYFLSVVVDQLEESRQRLTKLVSKLKDMRSRDQELNLQLQKNISKLNQEIEERIKAEEAREEAMKDLENEVYQRERTQVELAERTALLRSFIDASPDLIYYRNAEGIFSGCNRAMEELTGKKENQLVGLTPWDVYSKEEAQQIVETDQKVFTDNQTLTYEQWLHYPDGRKNYFELRKVPFYSKDGRHLGLVGFGRDITERKRHEESLEKASRDKTTFISTISHELRTPLNGIVGLSRMLLDTQLTEEQRHHMQTINVSAITLGNIFNDIIDMDKFDRRKLELYPSVLNFEQFVSEIESIAALMASQKGLRFDLERLSDLPSVIEVDATRLRQVLWNLISNAMKFTKEGGVVMSVSADVEEDVANITIEVEDSGIGIPESELSKIFAMYYQVKSGKDNLHAVGTGIGLSVSKQLINLMDGDITVVSEEGFGSTFTVTIRVPLAEVPEAEKSVPQKQPELNIFMVEDIELNITVARSLLESMGHEVSVAMTGEEAIEMFDPELYDLVFLDIQLPDMTGFDVAEFFRKTYKDLPPLVALTANVLKNKGEYLEKGMDAAISKPLSVTDVQDVITQFTQGENSLPVQSADKPTEVQESNDIYSRLLDLDMLHSYVDIVGTKPVIESIEMFEEMMPSYINVLDSNMVAKHQDGIVSEAHKIKGAAGSVGLKHIQSVAQKAQSPDLPAWWENIDDWVEEIKNEYQHDIKVLKEWLAQR from the coding sequence ATGAAGCCGATCAAAAACCTCGCCCAGTATTACGTTGATCTCCTTGTTAAACTTGGTATTTTGCGTTTTTCTATCTTGCTAGCATTAGCTTTAGTGGCACTTGCTGTCGTTGTACAAGTTGGAGTAACACTTGTATTAACAGGGCATGTGGATGATATCGATATTGTCCGCTCAGTCTTCTTTGGCCTACTTATTACCCCTTGGGCCGTTTATTTCCTTTCCGTGGTTGTGGATCAATTGGAAGAGTCACGCCAACGTCTGACCAAGCTGGTGTCTAAACTCAAGGATATGCGTTCACGAGATCAAGAGTTAAATCTGCAGCTACAAAAAAATATCTCCAAGCTTAATCAAGAAATTGAAGAGCGAATTAAAGCAGAGGAAGCCAGAGAAGAAGCAATGAAAGACCTCGAAAACGAAGTCTATCAGCGTGAGCGTACTCAGGTTGAACTCGCGGAGCGAACGGCACTATTACGCTCATTTATCGATGCGTCTCCTGACTTAATCTACTATCGGAATGCAGAAGGTATTTTCTCTGGCTGTAACCGTGCGATGGAAGAGTTAACAGGTAAAAAAGAGAATCAGCTGGTTGGCTTAACTCCGTGGGATGTCTACAGCAAAGAAGAAGCACAGCAAATTGTAGAGACAGACCAGAAGGTATTTACTGATAATCAGACGTTAACGTATGAGCAATGGCTGCATTACCCTGATGGACGAAAAAACTACTTTGAACTCCGCAAAGTCCCGTTCTATAGCAAGGATGGTCGTCATTTGGGATTAGTGGGCTTTGGTCGTGATATTACCGAGCGTAAACGCCATGAAGAATCGCTAGAAAAAGCGAGCCGAGACAAAACGACTTTTATCTCTACCATCAGCCATGAGCTACGAACGCCACTCAACGGTATTGTTGGTTTGAGTCGGATGCTGCTAGATACTCAGTTGACCGAAGAGCAGCGTCACCATATGCAGACGATTAATGTCAGTGCGATCACGCTCGGTAACATCTTTAACGACATTATCGATATGGATAAATTTGATCGTCGTAAGTTGGAGTTGTACCCGTCGGTGCTGAACTTTGAGCAGTTCGTCAGCGAGATAGAGAGTATTGCCGCGTTGATGGCTTCTCAAAAAGGCTTACGCTTTGATCTAGAAAGATTGAGTGATCTACCTTCAGTCATTGAAGTGGATGCGACTCGTTTGCGCCAAGTGCTTTGGAATTTGATCAGTAACGCGATGAAATTTACCAAAGAAGGTGGTGTAGTGATGTCTGTCAGTGCTGATGTGGAAGAAGACGTTGCTAACATTACAATCGAAGTAGAAGACAGCGGCATTGGTATTCCAGAATCAGAACTGAGTAAAATTTTTGCCATGTACTATCAGGTTAAGTCTGGCAAAGACAACCTTCATGCTGTTGGTACAGGCATCGGCTTGTCCGTTTCTAAGCAATTGATTAATCTAATGGACGGTGACATTACCGTTGTGAGTGAAGAAGGCTTCGGAAGTACGTTTACCGTGACGATCCGAGTGCCTCTGGCGGAAGTTCCAGAAGCAGAAAAATCCGTTCCTCAAAAGCAACCTGAGCTTAATATTTTTATGGTAGAAGATATTGAACTCAATATAACGGTTGCCCGTTCACTACTTGAAAGTATGGGACATGAAGTGTCGGTCGCGATGACTGGTGAAGAAGCTATCGAGATGTTTGACCCTGAGCTTTACGATCTCGTGTTTCTCGATATCCAACTACCCGATATGACGGGCTTTGATGTCGCAGAGTTTTTTAGAAAAACTTACAAAGATTTACCTCCATTGGTCGCGCTTACGGCGAATGTACTAAAAAACAAAGGAGAGTATTTAGAGAAAGGCATGGATGCAGCCATTAGTAAGCCTCTGTCGGTTACCGACGTTCAGGATGTGATAACGCAATTTACTCAAGGAGAGAATAGCTTGCCAGTTCAATCAGCAGATAAACCGACCGAAGTCCAGGAAAGTAACGACATATATTCCCGTTTACTTGACCTAGATATGCTTCACTCTTATGTCGATATTGTCGGGACTAAGCCCGTTATTGAGAGTATTGAGATGTTCGAAGAGATGATGCCTTCGTACATTAATGTGTTGGATTCTAATATGGTCGCTAAGCATCAAGATGGCATTGTCTCCGAAGCGCATAAGATAAAAGGTGCCGCAGGGTCGGTCGGTCTCAAGCATATTCAGAGTGTGGCTCAAAAAGCACAGTCTCCAGATTTACCTGCATGGTGGGAAAATATAGACGATTGGGTCGAAGAGATTAAAAACGAGTATCAACACGACATCAAAGTATTGAAAGAGTGGCTAGCACAAAGGTAG
- the tolC gene encoding outer membrane channel protein TolC, with protein MKKLLPLMICTALGSSAAYADTLAEIYNQAKENDPTLLSAAAQRDAAFEAINSSRSTLLPQISLNAGYNLNRSDMDARDSDKLTAGVNFSQELYKRTSWISLDISEKSARQQDAAYAAAQQSLILRVSQAYFEVLRAQDNLVFVRAEKAAVGRQLEQTKQRFEVGLSAITDVHDAQAQYDAVLADEVLARNDLNNSYEGLREITGQEHSSLDILDTKRFSASKPNTPVSQLLEDAQQKNLSLLSARISQDIAKEQITLASSGHLPTLSLDGGYNYTDESNDNTTNYDASDFSVGVNLAVPLYTGGNITSQTKQAEFNYVSASQNLEAAYRNVVKDVRAFNNNISASIGALRAYEQTVVSARSALEATEAGFDVGTRTIVDVLDSTRRLYDANKSLSNARYDYILSVLQLRQAVGTLSEQDILDIDAGLKSAS; from the coding sequence ATGAAGAAACTGCTTCCACTAATGATTTGCACCGCGCTAGGTAGTAGCGCAGCTTATGCAGATACTCTGGCAGAAATTTATAACCAAGCAAAAGAAAATGACCCTACGCTTTTAAGTGCTGCTGCACAGCGTGATGCTGCCTTTGAAGCAATCAACTCAAGTCGGTCAACTTTACTGCCTCAAATTAGTTTGAACGCAGGTTACAACCTAAACCGCAGTGACATGGATGCGCGAGACAGCGATAAGCTCACTGCCGGGGTGAACTTCTCGCAAGAACTGTACAAACGCACAAGCTGGATATCGTTGGATATTTCTGAAAAGAGCGCTCGTCAGCAAGATGCTGCGTATGCCGCTGCTCAGCAATCACTTATCTTGCGAGTTTCTCAGGCATACTTTGAAGTCCTTCGTGCACAAGACAACCTCGTTTTTGTACGAGCAGAGAAAGCCGCGGTTGGTCGCCAATTAGAACAAACCAAGCAACGTTTTGAAGTTGGTCTTTCTGCAATTACTGACGTACATGATGCGCAAGCTCAATACGATGCGGTGCTAGCCGATGAAGTATTGGCACGTAATGATCTCAATAATAGTTATGAAGGATTGCGTGAAATCACAGGCCAAGAGCACTCGTCTCTTGATATCCTAGATACGAAACGTTTCTCAGCGAGCAAACCAAATACACCTGTTTCTCAGCTACTTGAAGATGCGCAACAGAAAAACCTGAGCCTTCTATCAGCACGTATTTCCCAAGATATTGCAAAAGAGCAGATTACCTTAGCGAGTTCTGGTCACCTGCCTACTCTGTCGTTAGATGGTGGTTACAACTACACTGACGAAAGTAATGACAATACGACAAACTACGATGCATCAGATTTTAGCGTAGGCGTTAACCTTGCTGTACCTCTGTACACTGGTGGCAACATTACGTCGCAAACCAAGCAAGCAGAATTTAACTATGTGTCTGCAAGCCAAAATCTTGAGGCAGCTTACCGTAATGTTGTAAAAGATGTACGCGCATTTAACAACAACATTAGTGCGTCAATTGGTGCGCTTCGAGCGTATGAGCAAACTGTTGTATCGGCGCGTTCAGCGTTAGAAGCAACAGAAGCTGGATTTGATGTCGGTACTCGTACTATTGTTGATGTGTTGGATTCAACCCGTCGTCTATATGATGCGAATAAGAGCCTATCTAACGCCCGTTATGATTATATCCTAAGTGTTCTGCAACTTCGTCAAGCTGTCGGTACGCTAAGCGAGCAAGATATTCTAGACATCGACGCTGGATTAAAATCTGCGAGTTAA
- the nudF gene encoding ADP-ribose diphosphatase: MQLSDNQESKFTPKDVEVLSKETLFKGFFSMVKYRFKHKLFEGGWSQTIEREMFDRGHAAALLPYDPVTDQVVIVEQIRVGCLEHENPWQMEIVAGIIDKGEVAEDVVRREAVEEAGISVADIEKVTSYYPSAGGCSEKLDVYVGKVDATTAHGVHGLDHEGEDIRVHVVSREQAYEWVVDGTFENGASIIALQWLELNHQRLRSEWQK; encoded by the coding sequence ATGCAACTATCTGACAATCAAGAAAGCAAGTTTACGCCCAAAGATGTGGAAGTCCTTTCAAAAGAGACGCTGTTTAAGGGCTTCTTTAGTATGGTGAAATACCGCTTCAAACATAAATTGTTTGAAGGTGGATGGAGCCAAACGATAGAAAGAGAGATGTTTGACCGTGGTCATGCAGCTGCTCTATTGCCTTATGACCCTGTGACAGATCAAGTCGTGATTGTTGAACAAATTCGTGTTGGCTGCCTCGAGCATGAAAACCCTTGGCAGATGGAAATTGTCGCAGGCATTATCGATAAAGGCGAAGTGGCTGAAGATGTGGTGCGCCGAGAAGCAGTAGAAGAGGCCGGGATAAGCGTCGCAGATATCGAAAAAGTGACTTCTTATTATCCATCTGCTGGAGGTTGCTCGGAAAAACTGGATGTCTATGTTGGTAAGGTAGATGCAACAACCGCGCATGGTGTTCATGGATTAGACCATGAAGGCGAAGATATTCGGGTCCATGTTGTGAGTCGTGAGCAAGCTTATGAATGGGTTGTAGATGGCACGTTTGAAAACGGTGCGTCGATTATTGCTCTACAATGGTTGGAGTTAAACCATCAACGTTTAAGAAGCGAATGGCAAAAGTAG
- a CDS encoding DUF1249 family protein, with translation MAKVAERKPYHVDLAELMRTYETNYAKLNALIPNNASVGDVRCYQAAKMTYQIHVGEVTKYTTLVDICQSDEIPVFPLPRMSVRLYHDARVAEVCECDHLKRVKARYEYPNDKMVQQDEKAQLNRFLGDWLTFCLRHGISRTPINI, from the coding sequence ATGGCAAAAGTAGCAGAAAGAAAGCCGTATCATGTCGACTTGGCAGAGTTGATGCGTACATACGAAACGAACTATGCAAAATTGAACGCTCTCATTCCGAATAATGCGAGTGTCGGTGATGTTCGCTGCTATCAAGCCGCTAAAATGACGTATCAGATTCACGTGGGTGAAGTCACAAAGTACACAACTTTGGTCGATATCTGTCAAAGTGATGAAATTCCGGTATTTCCATTGCCAAGAATGTCTGTCAGGCTCTACCACGATGCTCGTGTTGCAGAAGTATGTGAATGCGACCACTTAAAACGCGTCAAGGCACGCTACGAATACCCAAACGACAAGATGGTTCAACAAGATGAAAAAGCACAACTGAACCGTTTTTTGGGCGATTGGTTAACATTTTGTCTACGGCACGGTATTAGCCGGACACCGATCAATATTTAG
- the cpdA gene encoding 3',5'-cyclic-AMP phosphodiesterase: MKVSSSSSDGSIKLLQITDTHLFEATDGCLLSVNTGDSFKAVVDAVLEENCSYDAVLATGDISQDHSEVSYQRFEKGIVPLEKPCFWLPGNHDYKPNMTSVIPSQQIQQVEHVLLGEHWQMVMLDSQVVGVPHGRLSDQQLTMLEQKLTEYAERHTLILLHHHPILVGSAWLDQHSLKDSQDFWQVVDKYNNVNAVLCGHVHQDMNVIRNGVRVMATPSTCVQFKPDSDDFALDTLSPGWRELVLKQDGSVDTVVKRLPQGSFQPDFNSAGY, translated from the coding sequence TTGAAAGTAAGTTCAAGCTCATCAGATGGCAGTATTAAGCTGCTCCAAATTACAGATACCCATCTGTTTGAAGCAACAGATGGCTGCTTGTTAAGCGTTAACACAGGTGACAGCTTTAAGGCTGTAGTGGATGCAGTGCTGGAAGAGAACTGTTCGTATGATGCTGTTTTAGCGACGGGAGATATCTCTCAAGATCACAGTGAAGTATCATATCAACGTTTTGAAAAAGGCATAGTACCACTTGAGAAGCCTTGCTTTTGGCTACCAGGAAACCACGACTATAAACCGAATATGACGTCGGTGATCCCATCTCAACAAATTCAACAGGTTGAGCACGTTTTACTGGGTGAGCATTGGCAAATGGTTATGCTCGATTCTCAGGTCGTAGGCGTACCTCACGGACGCTTAAGTGATCAGCAGTTAACCATGCTAGAACAAAAATTGACTGAATATGCTGAGCGCCATACGTTAATACTTTTACACCACCACCCCATTTTAGTCGGTAGTGCGTGGCTGGATCAGCATTCGTTAAAAGATTCACAGGATTTCTGGCAAGTCGTTGATAAGTACAATAATGTAAATGCTGTTTTGTGTGGCCATGTTCATCAGGATATGAATGTGATTCGCAACGGTGTGCGTGTTATGGCAACGCCTTCTACATGTGTTCAGTTCAAGCCTGATTCCGATGATTTTGCTCTCGATACGCTGTCCCCTGGCTGGCGAGAGCTGGTATTGAAACAAGATGGTAGTGTTGACACTGTTGTTAAGCGTTTACCCCAAGGAAGCTTTCAACCTGACTTTAATTCGGCCGGCTATTAA
- the yqiA gene encoding esterase YqiA, whose translation MKPSLLLYIHGFNSSPLSHKANVMREYCEKHRPDIKVLVPQLPCFPEMAANHLLEIVSKHKDDYRIGLIGSSLGGYMSMWLNHQFGFKAVVVNPAVKPYELFVNYLGEQFNPYTNENYLLESKHIDELLAIDTPQIQRPQDFWLLQQTEDEVLDFNQAVEKFTGSLQTVEQGGDHSFVGFERYPSQIIKFLEL comes from the coding sequence ATGAAACCATCACTGCTGCTTTATATTCATGGCTTTAACAGCTCTCCACTTTCACACAAAGCAAATGTGATGAGAGAGTACTGCGAAAAGCATAGGCCAGACATCAAAGTGTTGGTTCCTCAATTGCCTTGTTTCCCTGAAATGGCGGCAAACCATCTGCTCGAGATTGTGTCAAAGCATAAAGATGATTATCGCATAGGCTTAATCGGTAGCTCATTGGGCGGATATATGTCTATGTGGCTAAATCATCAGTTTGGCTTTAAAGCGGTGGTGGTTAACCCTGCGGTTAAGCCTTACGAGTTGTTTGTCAATTATTTAGGGGAGCAGTTTAACCCGTATACAAACGAAAATTATCTGTTAGAGTCTAAACACATCGATGAGCTACTGGCGATAGATACGCCTCAAATTCAACGTCCTCAGGATTTTTGGTTGTTGCAGCAGACAGAAGATGAAGTGCTCGATTTCAACCAAGCAGTAGAGAAATTCACAGGCTCTTTGCAAACGGTTGAGCAGGGCGGTGATCATAGCTTTGTTGGCTTTGAGCGATACCCATCACAAATTATCAAATTCCTTGAGCTCTAA
- the parE gene encoding DNA topoisomerase IV subunit B, translating into MTEQYNAKDLSVLEGLDPVRHRPGMYTETERPNHLAQEVIDNSVDEALAGHATKIKVILHADQSLEVIDDGRGMPVDIHPEKGISGVELIMTKLHAGGKFSNDNYKFSGGLHGVGISVVNALSKRVEVTVKREGQVHEIAFEHGTAVTELKVTGTCGHRNTGTAVHFWPESKYFDSSKFSTLRLVNNLRAKAVLCPGLEITFSDKVNNEEHKWYYEDGLNDYLAEGVKGYPVLPEQPYIGEFVADTEMATWAVIWQPEGGEMITESYVNLVPTKQGGTHVNGLRQGLLDAMREFCEFRNLLPRGVKLTGDDIFDRCSYVLSVKMQDPQFAGQTKERLSSRQTAAFVSGVVKDAFSLWLNEKPQLAEQLAEVCIANAHRRMRASKKVVRKKIASGPALPGKLTDCSVQDLNRTEIFFVEGDSAGGSAKQARDREFQAVMPLRGKILNTWEVAADQVLASQEVHDISVALGIDPDSDNLEGLRYGKICILADADSDGLHIATLLCALFTRHFRVLVEAGHIYVAMPPLYRIDCGKEVFYALDDDEKEGILERLSKKKAKINVQRFKGLGEMNPLQLRETTMDPNTRRLVQLTIDDNDLTMEMMDMLLGKKRADDRRSWLQRNGDLAEV; encoded by the coding sequence ATGACTGAACAATATAATGCGAAAGACCTCTCGGTTCTTGAAGGTCTCGACCCAGTACGACATCGTCCTGGTATGTATACCGAAACAGAGCGACCAAACCACTTAGCGCAAGAAGTTATTGATAACTCGGTGGATGAGGCACTCGCAGGGCATGCCACGAAGATTAAAGTTATCCTTCATGCTGACCAATCATTGGAAGTGATCGATGATGGTCGTGGCATGCCAGTTGATATCCACCCTGAGAAAGGCATTTCAGGTGTCGAACTTATCATGACCAAGCTTCATGCTGGTGGTAAGTTTTCTAACGACAATTATAAATTCTCAGGCGGCTTACACGGCGTTGGTATTTCGGTAGTAAACGCGCTATCAAAGCGTGTTGAAGTCACGGTCAAACGTGAAGGGCAAGTACATGAAATTGCTTTTGAACACGGTACTGCTGTCACTGAGTTGAAAGTGACGGGGACTTGTGGTCATCGTAATACAGGTACAGCGGTACACTTCTGGCCAGAGAGCAAATATTTTGATAGCTCAAAATTCTCAACACTGCGCCTTGTAAACAATCTGCGTGCCAAAGCAGTTCTTTGTCCAGGGTTAGAAATCACCTTCAGTGACAAAGTGAACAACGAAGAGCACAAATGGTACTACGAAGATGGACTGAACGATTACCTTGCTGAAGGTGTAAAAGGTTATCCAGTATTGCCAGAGCAGCCATACATTGGTGAGTTTGTTGCGGATACTGAAATGGCTACCTGGGCAGTCATTTGGCAGCCAGAAGGCGGTGAGATGATCACCGAAAGCTACGTTAACTTAGTCCCTACCAAGCAAGGCGGTACACACGTCAATGGTTTGCGCCAAGGTTTGCTAGATGCCATGCGCGAGTTCTGCGAATTCCGTAACTTACTTCCTCGCGGTGTTAAGTTAACGGGTGATGATATCTTCGACCGCTGTTCTTACGTGTTGTCGGTTAAGATGCAAGACCCGCAATTTGCCGGACAGACGAAAGAACGTCTTTCTTCTCGACAGACTGCTGCATTCGTTTCAGGTGTGGTTAAAGATGCGTTCAGTTTGTGGCTAAATGAAAAGCCTCAACTTGCTGAGCAGTTAGCGGAAGTTTGTATTGCGAATGCTCACCGCCGTATGCGTGCGAGCAAAAAAGTTGTACGTAAAAAAATTGCATCAGGTCCGGCACTACCGGGCAAACTGACTGACTGTTCAGTACAAGACTTAAATCGTACCGAAATTTTCTTTGTCGAGGGTGACTCGGCGGGCGGTTCTGCTAAGCAAGCACGTGACCGTGAATTCCAAGCCGTTATGCCGCTACGCGGTAAAATCTTGAATACTTGGGAAGTTGCAGCGGATCAGGTTTTAGCCTCTCAAGAAGTACACGATATTTCAGTTGCGCTCGGTATCGACCCAGACAGCGATAATCTAGAAGGTTTACGTTACGGTAAGATCTGTATCCTTGCCGATGCGGACTCGGATGGACTTCACATCGCGACGCTACTGTGCGCTCTGTTTACTCGTCACTTCCGTGTCTTAGTTGAAGCGGGTCATATTTATGTGGCTATGCCGCCACTTTATCGTATCGACTGTGGCAAAGAAGTCTTCTATGCCCTTGATGATGATGAGAAAGAGGGCATTTTAGAGCGCCTTTCGAAGAAAAAAGCCAAAATCAATGTGCAGCGATTTAAGGGATTGGGTGAGATGAACCCACTTCAGCTTCGCGAAACTACCATGGATCCAAACACTCGTCGCTTGGTGCAGCTCACCATCGATGATAATGATTTAACGATGGAAATGATGGATATGTTGCTAGGTAAGAAGCGCGCAGACGACCGCCGCTCTTGGCTACAACGCAATGGTGATTTGGCAGAGGTTTAA